Within Cydia fagiglandana chromosome 10, ilCydFagi1.1, whole genome shotgun sequence, the genomic segment TATAAGTAAAACTAAATTCCTTGAAATAAAAGCGAATAATATGATTGAAGACATGCAACAGATTGAAAAAGTTGTTCCAAATGACAACTTGTGCGAAGCTTGCATAAATGGGAAACAGACGCGACTACCCTTTAATAAAGTTAAGGATAAAAGTTATGTTAAACGACCTTTATTTATTGTGCACTCGGATGTCTCCGGTCctattactccaccgacaactGACAAcaaaaattattttgttttgtttgttgatCAGTATACACATTACTGTGTCGTATATACACTAACGTATAAATCAGACGTATTCTCAGCGTTTAAGGATTTTGTTGCAAAAAGTGAAGCAAAGTTTAACCTAAAATTAGTAAATTTGTATTGTGACAACGGTGGAGAATATTTATCTACCGACATGAAAGATTTTTGCAAGGAAAAGGGTATAACTTATCATTTGACAGTACCGAGGACTCCACAGTTAAATGGTGTGTCTGAACGCATGGTGCGGACAATAACTGAAAAGGCTCGTTCTATGTTAACTGGTGCTAAATTGAATAAATGTTTGTGGGGTGAAGCAGTGCAAACTGCTGTACACTTAATCAATATAACACCAACAAGGGCTTTAAAACAGTCTAAAACACCATATGAGATGTGGCACGACAAAAAGCCTAGTATCAAAACCCTTAAAGTGTTTGGTTCAACTGTGTTTGTCCATAATAAAACCGGTAAAACTAAATTTGATGATAAATCTTGGAAAGGCATATTGGTAGGTTACGAGCCAAACGGTTATAAGGTATGGAACACAGAATGCGAAAAGTGTGTTACTGTCAGGGATGTTGTGGTGGATGAGACGAATTTTCTTGTGTCCAGGCCATGGCCAGAAGGGAGTAAAGTTGAATATTCCCAGGACAAAACTGATAGTGCCTTTGTGCCAAAATCAGTATCGCAAAAGTCTCAAGATACACACGTTCCTAAATCAACGTATTCAAAAGTTGATGAGCAAGGCAGGCCAAGTAAAATTCGCAGATTAAATTCCAATGAACCACTTGAAACTGAGATAAACTCTGATACATCTGAGACACCTGTAAATAGAGATGAGTCGGACCTAAGTGCACCTAGGCGAAGTGATAGGCTTAAAGGTCGTACGCCTGTGTCATATAATGAAATTGATGACGATTATTTGTATAGTGTACAGTCAATCTCAAGTAAAGTACCAAAAACATTTCATGAAATTAAAACCCTTGATGATAGGCCTCAGTGGGAGAAGGCAGTTAGGGATGAATTAAATTCATTAAAAATGAATGATACATGGACTCTTGTACCACGACCCGCGAATAAAAACATAGTCGATTGTAAATGGATTTTTACGATTAAAAGTGACGGATTTGGAAAGCCTTTGCGGTATAAAGCTCGTCTTGTAGCTCGAGGTTTCAGCCAAGAATACTTGACCGATTATAATGAAACCTTTGCACCTGTCGCTAGAATAGCTAGTTTTCGATTTATAATTAGTTTCGCTAATCAAAATAACTTGTTGATTCATCATATGGATGTTAAGACAGCGTTTTTAAATGGAACTCTAAAAGAAGAAATATATATGAAAGTTCCAGACggtgttttaaataaaaataattacgtgTGCAAATTAAACAAAGCTTTATATGGGCTTAAACAGGCTGCAAGATGTTGGTTCGAGGTCTTCGAGAAATCACTTAAGGAGAAAGGCTTTCAAAATTCGTCAGTCGATagatgtatatatattttagatGAAGGAGACatcaacaaaaatatttatgttgtaCTGTATGTTGACGATTTGGTCATAGTGTGTGCCGATATTCAAACAATGAAtgattttaaaaattacttaaaaactaagtTTGAAATGACGGATCTTAAGGACATACAATTCTTTCTCGGTATAAAAGTAACACGGTACAGTGACACTATTACCTTGGACCAAAGTGCGTACATTCAAACTATACTTAGTAAATTTAACATGAGTGAATGTAATCCCGTGTCTACCCCCACTGAAGCAAAACTAAACTATGAGGCATTAAACTCAAAAACAAATTATGATGCGCCTTGTCGTAACCTTATAGGATGCTTAATGTATCTCATGTTATGTACACGACCTGATTTGAGTGCTTCAGTAAATATACTAAGTCggtatacaaataataataatcaagAATTGTGGCAATGTCTAAAAAGGGTACTTAGGTATATAAAAGGTACTATGGATTTAAAATTAACCTACAAAAGAGGTAGTTATACAAACCTTTTAAGTGGGTATGCCGACTCTGATTGGGGAGGCAGTGATAATAGTGACAGAAGAAGTACTACTGGTTAtgtatttcaattatttgagcAATGCACAATTACTTGGTGTACAAAGAGACAGGTTTCAGTAGCAGCATCATCTACTGAAGCTGAATATATGGCTTTATATGAAGCAGTTAAAGAAGCATTGTGGCTTAAGTCTCTTGCAAAcagtattaatttaaaaaatactgaCCCAATAATTATATTTGAAGACAACAACGGATGTATAAGTATAGCTAATAATCCAACTTGCCACAAAAGGTCAAAACATATTGACATCAAATATCATTTCTCAAGGGAACAAGTTCAAAATAATGTAATCAAATTAATACATGTTCCTACAGGTGATCAATTGGCCGATGTGTTGACGAAGCCGTTGCCTGCAGTTACTTTTCATAAGATGAGAAGCAGGATGGGTCTTGAATAAGTTATGATTGTAAACTGTGCTAAAATGATTTTCATTATTGATTAATTAGTAAATCAAAATCATAGATTTAtatgattaattaattttatgcaAATGGTCTGATTAGGTTTTTCTGGGTTTTCCCTAATCCTTGCAACGAATGTTGGATCATAATGTATTTCCCAGCATACACTCGGAAGTAATATATGGTCTCTGGATTAATTCTACTTGAATTTATGTAAGTAGCTGATTCATTTTTGAGGGGGCGTGttggttttatttaatatgtataaacaaaaatcaatcacaataatataaTCAAATGTAAATCGATACTTAATTAAATCGAGTTATACATTGAAATGTAGCAACACTaagtcacattttttttctgtGGCAATTCTCATATACCCTCTCTTTGAACTTGAACGGACCTGTACTTGCTTCCCAGTGTTTTACAAaagataaattaatataattatctaaTCCGCATATAATCTTTTATTCCACGGCCCTTAAATAACAATAGacatcaaagatatgtttacacttttgcatcttactcctttgtaataaggtcaaaaatgtacacatatatttgacgtcgactgtacgtaGGAAAGGTTAAGGTGGAATTCAGAGAACGGAGTTTTGATAAGTCGTAGCGCTTTTTTAGATCACAACACGGTTGCCAAAAATTTAATTAGCAATCTTCAGGCCTTTCTCTAGGAACTTCAGCGCTTCGAATCCAGAGTTTTTGATTTCAGCTCGAAATAAAAACGCGCCATCTCGCTCAGTGAGAGTAGAACACGAACCTACTGGGCTTTAAGAcaataattttatacctacaaaTTACATTGTTTACAGTTACACAATGGCTTGCTTGGAAAAATAATTCCAAATAGCTTTTGGTCAGCACATTTCCACATAACAGTTTGGAATGATGGCtcattcacggttagtttcgagtatatcgaccgggatatgaaccgtgataaccttttgtattgttttcgagctccggATATTTTGACGctgttacatgcatcttgttcacgtCACGGGTATCTGAAGTTAACGGGTGGGTGTCAAAGCTGTGTAGACCGCGCTCAGAACAATACAAAAAgttaatcacggttcatatgcCGGTTGATATAAGTAAGTCTAGTGAAATTCCcacatattttacaaaaacaCTTGTTTCAGTTAAAGTgtcaagttagtccagtcattatatccaaaaaaccgtccctacccgtgaataatcagttcttggaatttttttcataggtccctcgggggggtcactgggagtgtaaattcaaaaagtagactgaatcaggctcctgtgtatattcgaaataccataatattatacatttatgccgtaaagttgaaaataaacgagatgatgaaaatattaccatacatatggttgacatgaggttgaccattggccgcctattttcgacagaggggaacgcctgttaatggcggctccattgttaattactccgagtagaCAGCCTGTCTAAGCGAATCATGATATTTTAATCATAAAAAAGTAATGTCAAAATAAAACACAGCTAAATAGTTTTCTACGATTACTTTCTTATCGTTGGTTACACAGAATTAAAAAACTAGGTAGGTAGATACTACTCTTACCAACTAATAAGGCTATATAATATGTCCGCAAGTCGGACGCTTAATAAAATGGTAGGTCAGTAGTTAGTCTCAAAGGGTCGTTACTCTGTCTCATGCACACGTTTAACTTGCTATTTGATTTAATATCAAAAGATGAGCAGAAATCAGGAAAAGCGCTTTGCAGGATGAGTGCAATTTAATATTCACCACGAAGGTATAAAAAACTACTGCACCATTGTAATGAACCCCTACTTTAACTCTCTACTTCATTATGCATTCATGCCCAGCAACTTTTTGAAAGCTTTCCTGAAGTCTAAATTAAAAATGGTGTAGATTATAGGATTCACTGTAGAGTTCACATACCCGAGCCACGTGATGAAGTTAATTAACTTGTTGCTCGGGCAACAGACACGGCAAAAAGGTAAAATCACGTACATAAGGAAAAAGGGAAGCCAACAAATTACGAATACACCCATTATAATGCCCAGTGTCCGTGCTGCCCTTCGCTCCTTTGACAATGAAATCTTTTGTTTCTGCTCAACAAACTGGTGGACCACGTCTCCGCTGTTACTAACGCTTGCAAGTAAAGGCTTTTCCTGTCTTCTCTTTTTCTGATTTGTGTTTTTAAATGATGAACCCTTCTTTACACTTCCACAACTACCAGGCGACAGTTTTGGATGCTGATCGTTTATATCAGCCTCAAGTTTTTGTCTGGCAAGCGGATCGTGAAGCAACAGCAGCGGCACAAAAAAGTTTCTCTTAATGTCATTGAAGGCTTTCCTCTGATTTTTATTAATACTCTCTCCACTGTCAGAATCATTTTCCGATTCCTCTTTAGTTTCTTGACTTTCCTCTTTGTTTTCTACGTGTATTACTGGTCGTTTCTTGTATATTCCTGTGGCCAATGTGCGCCTCCTAAATCTTTTCCTTGCAGCAATGTAAATTTGTATATACACTATCGTCATTATTACTAGTGGAATGAAGAATGAGCCAAGTGCCGAATAAACTACGTAACCGGGTTCTGATGTTAATTGACAGGGCGTATCTTTTGTAAATTCCTCTGGCCAATCGTTCCATCCGAGCAGGGGCGGTGAGCTTATGAGAAGCGACAACATCCACACTCCAGCAATTTGTGACAGTACTCTTCTCAGTGTTCTTTTGTTGGCATAATTTATAGGATCTGTTATAGCCCAGTATCGGTCTAGTGCTATGGCACATAAGTTTAGTATGGATGAGGTGCAGCTCATGATATCACAAGTGAGCCACATCTTGCACAAGTGTTTGCCCCATAGCCAGCGACCGAGAGTCGAGTACGCCACGTTCAGAGGCATCACCAGCACCGCGACAGCCAAATCTGCTACAGCTAGTGACACAATGAAAAAGTTCGGCACTATCCGTAACGGTTTGTGGGTGAATACACCTAGTATAACTAGAATGTTTCCGAAGATGGTTCCCAGAATAACAGCAGATAATACGATGATAGTAGTTAGCGCTTCCCATTCTGCAACAGCAGTTTCGATTCCGAAACTTGTATTAAAGAGCAAAGTTTGTGTCGCTTCGCAGACCGGCTCTTCGAAGAAACTCGAGTTGAAGATGAATGTGAAATTATCTTCCAAGGGGTCACCGGAGACGTTATAAACGAAGTATTGAAGGGCAATCATTCCGTTATTCATTTTAATTAATGCTCTTCTAATTACTTTAGCCGGTCGTTATTAATAAGGTTTTCAATTTAAAACATTCATTGGAGGGCGTAATCTGAAACAAGGAAATGAACAGAGATTTATTGAAAATActtatgactatttatttagaaGACAGAATTTATATtccaatatttacttatttaggtacttgTTATTAGGGAATGAAACATGagcataatttaaatatataggtTGATTTGATTTAAcatattcactgccagcgaTCCGCTAAGTGGGTTTTCTTTTCATCAATAGGCGCTTTACGCTACGAACGGAAAAAACCGCTAGGTTTATTACgctcgtccatacaaaaagagaaaatgtttttccacttctaaataCTTTCCATTCTCCGTGATGATTACGTACGTTTATAGATTTtccttttttcaaaatttgcaacAGATTAAAGCATATTTTTTGTGAATAAAACCTTGGTCGAATTAAGGcgtttgttttataaaaactatgtttttatttttaaaacgaaacCGACAAACCTAGAATATAGGTAACCTACATACCTATATGCTCAAGCGAACGATATCAAAATCAAAGGGATTTGTTAAGTTTTAGTAGAAACCGTTTTCGCCCGAAACGAAAATTTACCGAGTTTCCTATTTATTGTGCTTGCTCAATTTCTATCTATTTAACTAAATTTAGTTTGTACAATTCAACACGTGTCAACAACGCCACGATGCACGCCTtgccgaacgctccgcttcgagcgtccactcaggccttaaaataaatacactaaagcatatttttataaaaagtaCGTATATAGGTAGATATT encodes:
- the LOC134667923 gene encoding tyramine/octopamine receptor-like — translated: MNNGMIALQYFVYNVSGDPLEDNFTFIFNSSFFEEPVCEATQTLLFNTSFGIETAVAEWEALTTIIVLSAVILGTIFGNILVILGVFTHKPLRIVPNFFIVSLAVADLAVAVLVMPLNVAYSTLGRWLWGKHLCKMWLTCDIMSCTSSILNLCAIALDRYWAITDPINYANKRTLRRVLSQIAGVWMLSLLISSPPLLGWNDWPEEFTKDTPCQLTSEPGYVVYSALGSFFIPLVIMTIVYIQIYIAARKRFRRRTLATGIYKKRPVIHVENKEESQETKEESENDSDSGESINKNQRKAFNDIKRNFFVPLLLLHDPLARQKLEADINDQHPKLSPGSCGSVKKGSSFKNTNQKKRRQEKPLLASVSNSGDVVHQFVEQKQKISLSKERRAARTLGIIMGVFVICWLPFFLMYVILPFCRVCCPSNKLINFITWLGYVNSTVNPIIYTIFNLDFRKAFKKLLGMNA